A genomic region of Notamacropus eugenii isolate mMacEug1 chromosome 3, mMacEug1.pri_v2, whole genome shotgun sequence contains the following coding sequences:
- the AQP6 gene encoding aquaporin-6 has product MLVCRLWAAVSRALFAEFLATGLYVFFGLGSVLRWPSAMPSVLQVAITFNLATAMAIQVTWKVSGAHVNPAVTLAFLVGSNISLPRAMAYVVAQLAGAIAGAALLYGVTPGDIRESLGVNVVRGSVSSGQAVAVELVLTLQLVLCVLASTDSRQTPGSPAAIIGISVALGHLIGIYFTGCSMNPARSFGPAVIVGKFSVHWIFWVGPLTGAILASLIYNFILFPDTKTLAQRLAILTGTMEVEDVVPRKNDPEPISGGTEMPNLV; this is encoded by the exons ATGTTGGTCTGCCGACTGTGGGCAGCAGTTAGCCGGGCACTGTTTGCTGAGTTCCTGGCAACAGGGCTCTATGTGTTCTTTGGTTTGGGCTCGGTCTTGCGCTGGCCCTCAGCAATGCCCTCTGTGCTCCAAGTGGCCATTACTTTCAATCTGGCTACAGCCATGGCCATACAAGTCACTTGGAAGGTGAGTGGGGCCCATGTCAACCCAGCTGTGACCCTGGCTTTCCTGGTAGGCTCCAATATTTCCCTCCCAAGAGCTATGGCCTATGTGGTAGCCCAGCTAGCAGGGGCCATTGCAGGAGCTGCTCTGCTTTATGGAGTCACCCCAGGGGACATACGAGAAAGCCTCGGAGTGAATGTG GTGCGGGGCAGTGTTTCCTCAGGTCAGGCTGTTGCCGTAGAGTTGGTGCTGACCCTTCAGCTGGTGCTCTGTGTCCTGGCTTCCACTGACAGCCGCCAGACCCCAGGCTCTCCTGCTGCCATAATTGGGATCTCTGTGGCTTTGGGCCACCTGATTGGG ATCTACTTcactggctgttccatgaacccAGCTCGCTCCTTTGGTCCAGCTGTCATCGTCGGCAAGTTCTCTGTCCATTGG ATCTTCTGGGTAGGACCATTGACAGGAGCTATCCTGGCATCCCTGATCTACAACTTCATCTTGTTCCCAGACACCAAGACTCTGGCTCAGAGGCTAGCCATTTTAACAGGCACCATGGAAGTTGAGGATGTTGTGCCTCGCAAGAATGATCCAGAGCCCATTTCAGGGGGCACTGAGATGCCCAACTTGGTATAG
- the AQP5 gene encoding aquaporin-5, with protein MKKEVCSVAFLKAVFAEFLATLIFVFFGLGSALKWPSALPSILQISMAFGLAIGTLAQALGPVSGGHINPAITLALFVGNQISLFRTVFYVVAQLVGAIAGAGILYGLTPVNARGNLAVNALNNNTTPGQAVVVEMILTFQLALCIFSSTDTRRTDHVGSPALSIGLSVTLGHLVGIYFTGCSMNPARSFGPAVITKRFSSAHWVFWVGPITGAVLAAILYFYLLVPNPMSLSDRVAIVKGTYEPEEDWEDHREERKKTMELTCH; from the exons ATGAAGAAGGAGGTGTGCTCAGTGGCATTCCTGAAGGCTGTGTTTGCTGAGTTCCTTGCCACTCTCATCTTTGTCTTCTTCGGCTTGGGCTCAGCCCTGAAGTGGCCCTCAGCACTACCCAGTATCTTACAGATTTCCATGGCATTTGGCTTGGCTATTGGCACCCTGGCCCAGGCCTTGGGTCCTGTGAGTGGTGGGCACATTAACCCTGCCATCACCTTGGCCCTCTTTGTGGGCAATCAGATTTCTCTATTCCGAACTGTCTTCTATGTGGTCGCTCAGCTGGTGGGTGCCATTGCTGGTGCAGGCATCCTTTATGGACTCACCCCTGTCAATGCTCGAGGCAATCTAGCTGTCAATGCT ctgaacaacaacacaacTCCAGGCCAGGCCGTGGTGGTAGAGATGATCCTGACCTTCCAGTTGGCACTCTGTATCTTCTCCTCCACTGATACCCGACGCACTGACCATGTGGGCTCTCCAGCTCTCTCCATTGGCCTATCCGTCACATTGGGACATCTGGTTGGG ATCTATTTCACAGGATGCTCCATGAACCCTGCTCGATCTTTTGGCCCAGCTGTCATCACGAAGAGATTCAGCTCTGCTCACTGG GTGTTCTGGGTGGGGCCCATCACAGGGGCTGTCCTGGCTGCCATTCTCTACTTCTACCTGCTGGTACCTAACCCCATGAGTCTGAGTGACCGAGTTGCCATTGTCAAGGGTACATATGAGCCAGAGGAAGACTGGGAAGATCATCGGGAGGAACGAAAGAAGACTATGGAGCTTACCTGTCATTGA